The sequence ccctattcttcgaataggcaaGCTAATAAAAAGGAACTTGTTGGTCTTACCTGCTATAGGGGGCCCAGTGATGACAGCGGTACCAGAAAATAGTCGGTAAAATCCCAGTCCTAACGCATACGAATCCTTCCCAACTATGTCAACTAGAACTATTGGCTTCAACAAAAGGTAGGCCCCTGAAATAAAAATAGTTGTGAAGTCGATCAACAAATTGAGGCTGAACCAAATTGTACCCCACGTTACATGTAAAGGGTCAACAGTATCGATCGTTTCGGTGACGTCTTCGTTATGTACAATCTTAAAAAACGTACGTTgctttgtatgatttttttctgtttctcaAGACggtatatttaatatattctcTTTGTGAACATTGGAAATGCTTTTAATTGTGAACATGTATAATACATCTGAAGTTATTAGATGTTCGATATTTGATGTTTCCGTTACAATGTAGAAGTTTCTTACCGTTAGTCATTCCAAGTATACAACCGTATACTATATAGGCCGCGTAATTCTGCAGATACAACAATCCCATGGTGGACGCCCCCAATATTAAGGCGGATAGACCCATCACAGTTAATGTGTAAGCCTTTATACGATCTACAACCATTGCTATCACGGGGCGTAGAAATATACCTGGATAATTCAAGAAAGAATAACTACATCATAATATACGGTTATGTCGAACTTTCATATCAGAAAAAACACCCTATTCTGTATTTCCCCCTTGATTAATAACaattatgtacatttatgtcGAACTTTTCATATCCAAAATGAGTGTTTTTTGTCATGCCTCCTCTGTAAACaacaatactatatacatttACTATGAGTGAAATAATTGATCGATAGTGAGCTCTAGAAAAATATAACCTGCATGTCCTACCCCTGTTTCATTGCGGTGGGTTAAATAATGGTTAAGCTTAAAATAACCTGAAATTTCTAaacaatagaaatgagtgtaacatatgaattaattcatttcaaaatattgcaaCTTACTTGATATGCCAACTGCTGTTAAGATCATGGCCTGTTGCCTTGGCGACAGTCCAATGGCGGCCGCTATGATGGGGATCATGAACAAGGGTACCAGAACAACCATATCGACACTGAAGGACAGAATTCCGTACAAGACGAAGTACTTGTTGGTATATAACGCCTTTATCTTCTGTAATGTACTCTCTTCATTCGGGCTCTTTTCTCCATTTGACTTTTGATTTAGAAGAACATTTTCTgatgaatgaaaacaaaataaaattattgaaaagaagtataagaaaaaaaaattgtgaagcATGCTAGTATGCTAGTAATTCTCCATCCCACGCCCTGTTTTGCAAACCTGAAGACATCTTGTCAACgttacaaaaataatttctcTTGCAAGATATCATAACGATAGAGTTTTTGTAGTTTTTGGTTTTTGTCACattcattttataaataatttattttggaaataaacatGGAATATCTTCGTAAATTCCAGAATTCGTGACTTTTTCATTTTGACGACagacatttaattttttgtCATCTCATTGCGATCAAACTGGGGAATAAATTGATAATATCCAATgccaatttatatttttttccttttttttctcttcattttggtagcaatatattaatattacgCTAACTCCTTGATACTGTTAATGGTATTAAGTTTTCAATCacgtttgttatttttcataagtGACAAACTACTTgctaaatcaaaacaaaaaaaaaaccttttcaaCCACAACAACCTGATGCATTAGCTGTAAAATTGAACTCACTTTTTGGATCACGGTAATTGTCTTTCAGAATAAGACCAACAATAACGCCCTGTAGCGAGATTCCAGACAGGATGAGATAGAGCCCTCTCCATCCGTACTCCTCCATTAGCCAGGCTATCACAAACGGGAATACACTGGTGCCTACACCGCCTCCTACATTGGATAGACTGTTAGCCAGTGTTCGCCTCTCGTGAAAGTACATGTTGATTGGTACCATTGAGGCGAGGGACAACAGGGAGAacccgaaacctgaaaacattGTAAAGTTACCAAAAACATAACTAAACGCAATACATAGCATTGTTAAATGATTTATTAATCTTATCCAAGAACTGCGAATTGCTTCTTTTCACAACACTTTACCTGAATATCATGGAATGTGGATTTTTCGCTTAGTCAGCTCCCATGCTAATTGCACAGGAAATATTCACATGGAAATCTGCACTTGTTTATATAGTTTTGTCTGTGAGTGGAAATATGTGTgtagattttttataaaaaagtaAGCGAAAAATTTCACGCCGCGAATGATTCCATTTCAAATTTACAATACTCCTCTTTGATAAAGTTCAACGGGAGCAACAGTTTTGATTAATTGACAAAGAAACAAACTGCTTAAACTTTCTTTTGTTCCAATAATCTTTGTTTGTCCTTTTATCACTTTTGTATATTTTCAACGAATATATCTTTGAGTAGTcgatttgtcaatatttcttgaccCTTCATTGTTTTCTTGTGCTACTATGTTGTCAGCATTAGTTTCTGTAGGGACTTCTGATTCGTTTGTAATGTTAAAAGATACCTCCATTTAAAAACTTAAGGCATGATAACTATGTCTTTTTCACTAAGATTAAGATTGTGGTATTATTCCAAATTTCTTACTACacatattgatattgtgtattatttgaaaccCTAACAGTATGTTTATATTTCCCATTAATAGTGATAGTTGAGAGGTATAAACTTTCGCGGTTTTTTTTCCGCGAAAACCGCGACCAAAGTCCGAAAGTTTATTTCggcaaattaatatctaaaccagcgccgacagagcataaacggtACTCATCATCAATACAGGACATATTTCGAGacgcaattaattgtttttgatatttttatcttgaagtaaaataagtggctcaaacttttcaatggtgacaatggtgtaaaataagtaatttttgtaactgaataacaatacttatttgtctgctcctggttttgatagggaaaaataccattcgtcagcgatATATCATctttaaggttttagaccctgtttaaactagtgatattttgtatgcctaATAAATCATTACTTAAGTGTACTTGAATATAACTCACTTGATAGAAAGTGTTTATGCATTCAATCTGATACAGATCCTAATTATccctacgtttgataagaggatccgacaacatcccattaggggtcatgtcacGATGATCAAAGTTTCACTGCCAGAATTTTGACttgggacgaaatagtttgaaaaaactgtccgaattattttcgtgtatgtgggcatctcgcccaaagtgcacAACAAGGCTAAACATATATTCACATTGGGACGAATTggcgttatcaattgacgtagcaatgtacacgtggtaaaaggtcatccgagcATGACCCCAtatgagatgttgtcagatcctctattgaacggagtggttataaggatctgtatatTAATCAAATTGGTATGCATCAACCTTAGGTATTACTGTTTTCGTAGATTATTGTGCTGTTTGTAAATTCTGGCAAAATTAGTAAGTCAACAGGGTtcggtacatatttctgtcaccaaataaccatgccaCAATGTTTATTAATGGCTATAGCATGTACAATGAGCGCTTgtttgaccggattcgacttAACAAAAGCATACGCTTAACACAATAAATGCACACATTTGTATAAATACATGATAATTTCTATTGCTTTAAATAGTTCTAGTAACAGCTGGATAATGGTTAGTTATAGTGGATGGCATTCTACCACGATATTTGCACTTGCGCACTAGCAACGCGCAGATATTGTTTTCTAAATACTGTTTGATTTCTGTTTGTATTGCATGTAAAGCACGACTTAACgacatgtaaacaaaaacaattttttgataGAAAGTCCGTatgtattttacaatacatgcaTAATAAACACAACGTGGAAATGTCAATGTGTAAATAATCCTCTAAATCGTGATTGACAGATATTATTTGCTGTATGGTTACCACTAAGTTTTACATTATCACTTTTGATCCATGGTGTTATACTCAATTCTTAATACCAAAACAATAATATCGACTTTAAAACATAACTGTTATTGAAACTAACATTACAAAAAACGAGAGTAACGTATTCAACAAAATATAGATTAAAACCATGTTATCTAGAATTGAAGGCATTCTTTACACTTCGATGACACTAACTTAAACTGTTCTGGCATGTTTCAAGTAACCTCAAACTAAATACTGGATGGAAACGCAAAGCAGTTTGATGGAAATGGAACTAATGTAACAATCCTACAGTAACTATTCCCCCTCTGGATTTATTACACAGGCCCATTGTTTGTACTGCAATTACTGCACAGTTTTCGAATTATTATTAaagtaaaacaaggaaaaaCTACTTTGAGAAATGCAATTATCACGTTATAGTAACAGGCAAACATGTTGATATGTAAGAATACATTTCGTTATTGTGTGTTAAGTCCAATTAAAATAAGCATGCTTGCGTTCATATTTATAGTTTGTCTTCTAATTATCACTCATGTGGTTATATATTAATTGGTGTCAATCCATCAATTAAAAATTACGTTGTTAACAGCAACGTAGGCGACAGCATAGAAATGAGTGTTACAGAAAACTGTACTGTGAACGTTTGATTCAATATACAGTGGCTTGGGATATTTATTcagtatgattttatttttatgatcgAATTTTCATTGCTAACATTTGTTGGTTTAGAATCAGGTGTTTTTCAATACTACACTAACAATTATATGTGTATCTATTCCCAAATTAAATTAGTTTTAATCTATCCCCTAAGCGCCTCACGTACATACATTCACGACATGGTACTGACCTATCTATCTAAACAGTATAAATAGGTAATCTTATGTAACAGATATCAAATAACTCACGTGCGCGATTAGAATTATTTCATTACTTACCAAACTATGAACATTTATCGGTTTTTGTTTCTTACAGAAAAGAGACCTAGATACTCAGTAACTTAGTTCATTAAAAGAGAAGGTCATATCCGGAAACCCTAGAAATCCCCGTTTTGGAAAACAGCCTGAATCAAAGGCAGGACAATGACACACATTCGGATGAAAAACAAAGGATGGGCATATAGATTGTCCTAGGTAGACAGTAGTCACACGGATTACGACTTTGACGGTTTACAACAGTTTGAGATTTATTTTATGCATTAATGCGATAGATAATTGTTGATTATATGTGTTGtttgtatgatttttgttttttttctttatatttcttttatattaaaAGACATTTCCTAGCAatgttataaacaaataaacatatacaatatatacagtgTGATACACATTCATCCACACATTTACAAATGAGTTTTTTAACAGATAGCATTGCCCTATAATTAATAAAAGGGAAAGACAGTTAAGAAAGGGGATATGGAAGAGGTAGTGCAGGGAGGAAAATAAAGTGGTTGTACTTGAGGAGGAGATTTGTGTAAAAAGAGGTATAGAGACAGGGTCGGGAAAGAGGAGGAGGAGAACAGAATGCATTTTTAATTTCCATACATGATTTTACATAGTAACTTGAATAATTCAATATcaggtatgaaaaaaaactaatgtaattaaacatataatgaacatgcatataaataaaagtaacGTATAAAATTAACATGATTTAAAGTCAAGGTTTTGACAAGATTTACAGGTTTTGTCCATTTTTTCTATTATTATCAAATGCCTctaaataaatttgaccttttcgATATTAGCTATACATTTCTTGCACAATACGCTAATCCTTAATGGAATCGACTAATCAAAGTGATTTTTGTAAGCATCTACTTCTATAAATGAAGTGTTTATCAAAAAGTATAATTTCATTACCACGCCTGTTATATATAACCAATGCGGTTGAATGGTACAActgctttgtttttgtttctttattgatagagagatttatgaaaataatttcaagGAGTGTTTCAAAATCACggttttttcttcaaaaaatcaCTTTTAAAAATGTGTACTTCAGTACAATCCCAAATAAGATGGGCAATTTAGAAGATTattaaatagatatattttaaaagttttgattGCTTTTTCCATTTGGGGAAGATAAGGCATaccttaaaaaaataaaaaatgaaaatttataaaTGTAGTGTAACGCAAGTGTTAAGCTCTTTTAAATGATAAACTTGTCGAATATGCTTTATGCTTTGTTACGGAAGCGGGTAttaaaatactgtaaaccaagtatTTTTCACATGATACTAAATTTCGCGTATATTCTTGACAATAATGATTCaaagaacaaaaataatattcgCGAAATGGTTGACTTCGAAGAGCGAAATTAGATCGCCGCAAAAACataattggtttacagtatgtggaTATTCCTGACATACATTACCTCCTCAGCAGAGACCGTACCAGTTATCGCCCCATATGTGATATACAAGACGTGGAATGAAGGGACAAACATACTGCAGGCCAACCCGATTGACGATATCAGCGATCCCAGTACAACCGTGACACGTATCCCAAGCTTGTGTTCCACCAAACCAGCCACAGGACCtgaaatatcacatataatCGAATAAAGACAAGAACAGACAAATACAGTGGACCcccgataatccggacaccgcTAATCCGGACaccgatagtccggaaaacttGCAGTCCATACCAAATTGTAAGTAATTcggacggtttaggctgggaaagAAGGTATCCGGATTATCGAGAGTTCATTGTACTGGTATTGGTGGACTTCATTTTGTTCTACTACTAGTACGAAATATTCgatatataatttgaaataacatacaaaaatttcctttgaagagtGTTGTGATAAACAATAGGAATAAActtgcaaaaataaatcaattaaaagcTGTCTTAGCAACCATCTCTATATAAAAACCAACTGCTTAATAATTCCAATTTCTTTAGTCAACTTTAACACaatttttacctgtgtataacgaCCTGTTTCCTGTGAAGACTACTTTTATTTGACCCTACGGTGGTCTtcatacattttacaatatacattaGACTTTATAATTAAACAGAAATGAGCTTTATACGCATACAGACAACCCATTATATGCCAATATGCATCATTTATTTCCGAGAAATGAAATTTGATGAATTCAAGTGTAAAACCGTGACCCAACTCAGATAAATATGTTGGGTTTAGATGATATAAGAAAGAAGCTTTTCAACTTcagcaaaattttatttcaaagataTTTGAGCAAGCACAGCCTATATGAGTTCTCTACCTAAAAAAAGAAGGTTACCCAAACATTTCCAGATTCACttaaattgacaaaaaaaaaa is a genomic window of Argopecten irradians isolate NY chromosome 10, Ai_NY, whole genome shotgun sequence containing:
- the LOC138333533 gene encoding monocarboxylate transporter 4-like isoform X2, whose protein sequence is MEDSESKPRREFTKYGCLLVGCAFMMRLISNGIGQSVGLVIRELIEEFHVGKSEANGIGSFNTGLMLLSGPVAGLVEHKLGIRVTVVLGSLISSIGLACSMFVPSFHVLYITYGAITGFGFSLLSLASMVPINMYFHERRTLANSLSNVGGGVGTSVFPFVIAWLMEEYGWRGLYLILSGISLQGVIVGLILKDNYRDPKKNVLLNQKSNGEKSPNEESTLQKIKALYTNKYFVLYGILSFSVDMVVLVPLFMIPIIAAAIGLSPRQQAMILTAVGISSIFLRPVIAMVVDRIKAYTLTVMGLSALILGASTMGLLYLQNYAAYIVYGCILGMTNGAYLLLKPIVLVDIVGKDSYALGLGFYRLFSGTAVITGPPIAGWIMDIRGHFDWLCYYALAVFTFGGCLLIIFNFFLKRRHTEQKDNDYIVVSQVDLTDKPTDIKSTTEMSSLKS
- the LOC138333533 gene encoding monocarboxylate transporter 4-like isoform X1 produces the protein MEGDLERAMEDSESKPRREFTKYGCLLVGCAFMMRLISNGIGQSVGLVIRELIEEFHVGKSEANGIGSFNTGLMLLSGPVAGLVEHKLGIRVTVVLGSLISSIGLACSMFVPSFHVLYITYGAITGFGFSLLSLASMVPINMYFHERRTLANSLSNVGGGVGTSVFPFVIAWLMEEYGWRGLYLILSGISLQGVIVGLILKDNYRDPKKNVLLNQKSNGEKSPNEESTLQKIKALYTNKYFVLYGILSFSVDMVVLVPLFMIPIIAAAIGLSPRQQAMILTAVGISSIFLRPVIAMVVDRIKAYTLTVMGLSALILGASTMGLLYLQNYAAYIVYGCILGMTNGAYLLLKPIVLVDIVGKDSYALGLGFYRLFSGTAVITGPPIAGWIMDIRGHFDWLCYYALAVFTFGGCLLIIFNFFLKRRHTEQKDNDYIVVSQVDLTDKPTDIKSTTEMSSLKS